The DNA segment AATATCTAAATCCCCGTTCTCCTAAATTgcattaaaaagaaagaaagaaactccTAAGATGCAAGCTCACTCGCATAATTCAAACGTAAACTCTCACATTTCTCAAAGtacttgaaaaatatatatacatttgatTTCAACTtcaaatatatcaaaacttGTAAAATCTGAAAAACCCTCGAAAATCATCTAATTCCAACACGACACACGAGAGTGATTAACATATGTCAAGTAACGCTCAAGGTTcgaacactttttttttttggtaacagaAGTTCGAATATGTTTTACCGCATTATAATCATAATATACAAACGCATAGCAAGCcacacataatatatataacaatatataatGTACGTGAAGATGGGGAGATTACACGGCGGTTGAAGCTCTCCCTCCCTTGCCGGTGGTCGCCACCGTCGATTCCTTTCCCGTTTTACCTTTCTCTTTCCACTCGTCTTGTGCCATTTGCTGTTGCCTGCAGTCCAAGCTACAAAAGGCCGTATCTCCCCTGCCATTTTTAATGACAGAAAATTATCACTAATTATACAGTAttccaattaaaaataaataaattaaataaccacAAAATCATTCAAATAAGGGAAACCTAGAATCAGATTAACAGTTTCTCCTCGAtgattttatgtgtgttttagtTATGCACCTATACATATAGATGTCGCGGCCAGGAACAAGTAAGCGTTCGCAGAGGGAGCAAGATCTCAAGAAATGTCCAGCGTCGGAAAAATTTCCTGAGTGTCTCCTTAGGTTACCTCTCGGTGAGACCATAGCTAAGAGCCGTTGATCGACGGCTGCTGCTACGAGTTGACCGTTGGAAACGTATGGTTCCACCATGGTGTTTTGGATTGGACTCTGCTGAGTTGATGATACCTCTGATTCTCCGGGAAGGTTGAGATCGAACTTTATCTCCGATAGGCTCGTTATTCTGTTAATCGGTGGTCGTTGTCTCTTTCCTAGCAACATCCTGTCAGTTTATGTGCTCTGTGTtctgttcctttgtttttaGGGCTCTAAACAGATACAGAGCAAAGCAAGTCTAAAGAGAGGAGGAGGGGGAGTGAGGAAGGAGAAGGGAAGCGAAGATAAAGAAGAAACCATAAACTAAGGACTGAATCTGAACCGTTGATTTAATATGCTT comes from the Brassica napus cultivar Da-Ae chromosome A7, Da-Ae, whole genome shotgun sequence genome and includes:
- the LOC106356925 gene encoding FCS-Like Zinc finger 6-like → MLLGKRQRPPINRITSLSEIKFDLNLPGESEVSSTQQSPIQNTMVEPYVSNGQLVAAAVDQRLLAMVSPRGNLRRHSGNFSDAGHFLRSCSLCERLLVPGRDIYMYRGDTAFCSLDCRQQQMAQDEWKEKGKTGKESTVATTGKGGRASTAV